Proteins encoded within one genomic window of Bacteroidia bacterium:
- a CDS encoding Nif3-like dinuclear metal center hexameric protein — translation MIVKEITSLIEQIAPLSYQESYDNAGLIIGNQNNEVHGILLCLDVTEAVVQEAIDTKCNLIIAHHPIIFKGLKKLNGKNFVERIVIQSIKNNINIYAAHTNLDNVFANGVNEKIAEKINLKDIEILKPLKSNLAKLVTYCPPQYADMLRDVLWNAGAGNIGKYDQCSFSSTGIGTFRGNEDSNPLIGIQGELEKVQEERIEVLFEKHKQSSLIQTLIANHPYEEVAYEIYDIANENQTKGAGMIGSLPEAMSSAGFLEYLKNNMNIKVIKYTSGKETMIRKVAICGGSGRFLLEDAMHKEADVFITADFKYHDYFEADGQIMVCDIGHYESEIFTIEIFMKIIQEKFPNFATRFTETNTNPINYYL, via the coding sequence ATGATTGTAAAAGAAATTACATCCTTAATTGAGCAAATTGCACCACTTTCCTACCAAGAATCTTATGACAATGCCGGTTTAATTATTGGCAACCAAAACAATGAAGTACATGGTATTTTATTATGTTTAGATGTTACCGAAGCGGTAGTACAAGAAGCGATAGATACTAAATGTAATTTAATAATTGCACATCATCCTATTATTTTCAAAGGATTAAAGAAACTGAACGGCAAAAACTTTGTTGAACGAATTGTAATACAATCAATCAAGAACAACATTAATATATATGCAGCACATACCAATTTAGACAATGTATTTGCAAATGGTGTCAATGAAAAAATTGCAGAGAAAATTAATCTTAAAGACATTGAAATATTAAAACCACTTAAATCCAACCTTGCAAAACTCGTAACCTATTGCCCTCCTCAATACGCTGATATGTTACGGGATGTATTATGGAATGCCGGAGCCGGCAATATTGGAAAATACGACCAATGTAGTTTCTCTTCCACCGGAATTGGCACATTCAGAGGCAATGAGGATTCAAATCCTCTTATTGGCATACAAGGAGAACTTGAAAAAGTACAAGAGGAACGAATTGAAGTTTTATTTGAAAAACACAAACAATCTTCGCTTATTCAGACCTTAATTGCCAATCATCCTTATGAAGAAGTGGCATACGAAATTTATGATATTGCAAATGAAAATCAAACCAAAGGGGCAGGTATGATTGGTTCGTTACCGGAAGCAATGTCATCAGCAGGTTTTTTAGAGTACCTAAAAAACAACATGAATATCAAGGTTATTAAATACACATCGGGCAAAGAAACCATGATCCGCAAAGTTGCAATTTGTGGAGGCAGTGGACGTTTTTTATTAGAAGATGCAATGCACAAAGAAGCTGATGTCTTTATCACTGCCGATTTTAAATATCACGATTACTTTGAAGCAGATGGACAAATCATGGTTTGTGACATCGGACATTATGAATCAGAGATTTTTACAATAGAAATTTTTATGAAAATAATTCAAGAAAAATTCCCTAATTTCGCAACCCGTTTCACAGAAACAAATACTAACCCAATAAATTATTACTTATAA